The following are encoded in a window of Acidobacteriota bacterium genomic DNA:
- a CDS encoding TolC family protein — protein MRSSRTLALQFCGALAWLLLSVTRAQAQQPAPPPLRLEALEQLALKNNPTLAQAEAAIRAAEGRRKQAGLWPNPIAGYAGEGLAFDPRVRAYQSNQGFFVEQTILTGSKLAKDKAIAAQDKAQAEVSAEAQRLRVVSAVRVLYYETLGAQQLVDLRKQLADLTREAMTISEDLYNIGQADRPDVLAAEVELQRAEIEQLRAENGLTRLWQALAAVVNEPSLQAQFQPLRLDGSLEVEAPPFKFDELLATLLRDSPEIKAAQTGVARAQAVLARAKVEPVPDVFLRAGASANNEYNEIAGRRTGWEARVEAGIRLPLFNRNQGNSAAAQADLLNAEREVQRVELELRTRLAESYAAYLNALGMAARYQREILPRAQRAYDLYLAKFRQMAAAYPQVLISQRTLFEARTESIAAQVELWQSVAQLRGLLLMGGLNAPNTSLGANR, from the coding sequence ATGCGTTCAAGCCGAACGCTGGCATTACAGTTTTGCGGTGCCTTGGCGTGGCTCTTGTTGTCTGTGACACGCGCCCAAGCACAACAACCCGCGCCACCCCCGCTTCGTCTGGAAGCGTTGGAGCAACTGGCGCTCAAGAACAACCCCACGCTCGCCCAAGCCGAAGCCGCCATCCGCGCGGCGGAAGGGCGGCGCAAACAGGCCGGGCTTTGGCCCAACCCGATTGCTGGGTATGCGGGCGAAGGGCTGGCCTTCGATCCGCGCGTGCGCGCTTATCAAAGCAACCAGGGTTTCTTTGTCGAGCAAACCATTCTAACTGGCAGCAAGCTCGCCAAAGACAAAGCCATCGCCGCGCAAGACAAAGCGCAAGCCGAAGTCAGCGCTGAGGCGCAACGGCTGCGCGTGGTCAGCGCCGTGCGCGTGTTGTATTACGAAACACTCGGCGCGCAACAACTCGTGGATTTGCGCAAGCAATTGGCCGATCTGACGCGCGAGGCCATGACGATTTCAGAAGACCTGTACAACATTGGTCAGGCGGATCGCCCCGATGTACTGGCTGCCGAGGTCGAATTGCAACGCGCCGAGATCGAACAACTGCGCGCCGAAAACGGTTTGACGCGGCTCTGGCAGGCGCTGGCAGCCGTCGTCAATGAGCCGTCGTTGCAAGCGCAATTTCAACCCCTGCGTCTGGATGGTTCGCTCGAAGTGGAAGCGCCGCCATTCAAATTCGATGAATTGCTGGCGACGCTCTTGCGCGACAGCCCCGAAATCAAAGCCGCGCAAACCGGCGTCGCACGCGCCCAGGCTGTCCTTGCGCGCGCCAAGGTTGAACCCGTGCCCGATGTGTTCCTGCGCGCCGGGGCGAGCGCCAACAACGAATACAACGAAATCGCGGGCCGCCGCACCGGTTGGGAAGCGCGCGTCGAAGCGGGCATTCGCCTGCCGCTGTTTAATCGCAATCAGGGGAATAGCGCCGCCGCGCAGGCCGATTTACTGAACGCTGAACGCGAGGTGCAGCGCGTCGAATTGGAATTGCGCACGCGGCTGGCAGAAAGTTACGCCGCCTATCTGAACGCGCTGGGCATGGCGGCGCGCTATCAACGCGAAATTCTGCCGCGCGCACAACGGGCTTATGACCTGTATCTGGCGAAATTCCGGCAGATGGCTGCGGCTTATCCGCAGGTGCTGATTTCGCAGCGCACGCTGTTCGAGGCGCGCACCGAATCCATCGCGGCGCAAGTCGAATTGTGGCAGAGCGTGGCGCAGTTGCGCGGCCTGTTGCTGATGGGCGGCTTGAACGCGCCAAACACCAGCCTCGGAGCAAATCGGTAA
- a CDS encoding copper oxidase, giving the protein MNRRNFLRRTSMLGASLVAANQAQAQQQTKPPEQQHDHSQHGAQHGGQTPAKPAAPKGQNQVDALNERRPYLPVITPDLPKLPYTLDNGVKVFRLVAEPVRTEFLRASKWSEARLVDAWGYNGSVPGPTIEVQEGDRVRIIFTNNLPEPTAPHWHGLELPFNMDGGPGLSQNPIMPGESFTYEFMLHQNGTFFYHSHMPMQEMLGMIGMFIIHPKVPHEPRVDKDFAFVLQGWAILPNNTVPNTLAMEFNWLTMNGKSGPDTTPMIVKQGERVRMRFVNLSMDHHPIHMHGHQFYVTGTEGGRAPASTWFPHNTAIVGVAQARDVEFVAQFEGDWMVHCHLPHHMMNQMVSMVGPMAAIGAHVGHALQTGKEMEAGMGIVSKGGALGEDMKPSLGRATGVPGEYATSNAIAQAAAVYTCPMHPEVKSDKPGECPKCGMKLVEVKAPSQRGRRVPGYPQDMWMTMDEEVARPETSWLPVGWTGSMMGMMSLVRVLPPEKYERMLALIKAGKYEPGAKLPGGTSGQHQHPG; this is encoded by the coding sequence ATGAATCGTCGCAATTTTTTACGGCGCACCTCAATGCTAGGTGCAAGCCTCGTCGCCGCGAATCAGGCGCAGGCGCAACAGCAAACCAAACCGCCTGAGCAGCAACACGATCATTCACAGCATGGGGCGCAACACGGAGGCCAAACGCCTGCCAAACCTGCTGCGCCCAAAGGGCAAAACCAGGTTGACGCGCTGAATGAACGGCGGCCTTATCTGCCTGTCATCACGCCCGATTTGCCGAAGCTGCCGTACACGCTCGACAACGGCGTCAAGGTCTTCAGGCTCGTTGCCGAGCCGGTGCGCACTGAATTCCTGCGCGCTTCGAAATGGAGCGAGGCGCGGTTGGTGGATGCCTGGGGCTACAACGGCAGCGTGCCGGGGCCGACCATCGAGGTGCAGGAAGGCGACCGCGTGCGCATCATCTTCACCAATAATTTGCCCGAACCGACCGCGCCGCATTGGCACGGCTTGGAACTGCCATTCAACATGGATGGCGGGCCGGGCTTGAGCCAGAATCCGATTATGCCGGGCGAATCGTTCACCTATGAATTCATGCTGCATCAGAACGGCACCTTCTTTTACCACTCGCACATGCCGATGCAAGAGATGCTGGGGATGATCGGGATGTTCATCATCCATCCCAAAGTGCCGCACGAACCGCGCGTGGACAAAGACTTCGCCTTTGTGCTGCAAGGCTGGGCGATTCTGCCGAACAACACGGTACCCAACACGCTGGCGATGGAATTCAACTGGCTGACGATGAATGGCAAGAGCGGCCCCGACACGACGCCGATGATCGTCAAACAGGGCGAGCGCGTCCGCATGCGCTTCGTCAACCTGAGCATGGATCACCATCCGATTCACATGCACGGCCATCAGTTTTACGTCACCGGCACCGAAGGCGGGCGCGCGCCCGCCTCCACCTGGTTCCCACACAACACGGCGATTGTCGGCGTAGCGCAGGCCCGCGATGTCGAATTCGTCGCACAATTCGAAGGCGACTGGATGGTGCATTGCCATCTGCCGCATCACATGATGAATCAGATGGTTTCGATGGTCGGGCCGATGGCTGCAATAGGGGCGCATGTAGGCCATGCTTTACAGACGGGCAAAGAAATGGAGGCTGGCATGGGCATCGTCAGCAAAGGCGGCGCGTTAGGCGAAGACATGAAACCTTCGCTGGGCCGCGCGACCGGCGTGCCCGGCGAATACGCGACCTCGAATGCCATCGCGCAAGCGGCGGCTGTTTACACCTGCCCAATGCATCCTGAGGTGAAATCGGACAAGCCGGGCGAATGTCCGAAATGCGGGATGAAATTGGTCGAAGTGAAAGCGCCCAGCCAGCGCGGGCGGCGCGTGCCCGGCTATCCGCAAGACATGTGGATGACGATGGATGAAGAAGTCGCGCGGCCCGAAACCTCGTGGCTGCCGGTGGGCTGGACGGGTTCGATGATGGGGATGATGTCATTGGTGCGCGTCTTGCCGCCTGAAAAATATGAGCGCATGCTGGCGCTCATCAAAGCGGGCAAGTATGAGCCGGGAGCGAAATTGCCCGGCGGAACGAGTGGGCAGCATCAACATCCAGGTTGA
- a CDS encoding heavy metal translocating P-type ATPase, translated as MNLHIDPVCGMTVDPATAAGQFEHAGKTYYFCNPHCQHKFSADPTAYLNKAPQPMVQLGGKAKSLPVMTALPVLQTELHTDPVCGMKVNPATAAGKHEHQGQTYYFCNPRCLDKFRANPAAILHPQHEQTMPPAGAENIEYTCPMDPEVVQLGPGTCPKCGMALEPKTFTLANIDAENPELKDMKRRFRLSLALTLPVFLLAMSEMLPGQPVQHALGHGVVTPIVWLQFALATPVVLWCGWPFFQRGWASIVNRSPNMFTLIAIGTGAAFGYSVLATLAPGIFPASFRGHGGVVPVYFEAAAVITTLVLLGQVLELRARSQTSSALKLLLGLAPNTARIVRSNGNEEDIALDRVQPGDKLRVRPGEKVPVDGVVIEGRSAIDEAMVTGEPLPVEKNVNDQVTGGTVNGTGSFVMRAERVGSDTLLAQIVRMVGEAQRSRAPIQRLADAVAAWFVPLVVLVAVITFVVWAAVGPEPRFVYALVNAVAVLIIACPCALGLATPMSVMVGTGRGAMAGVLIKNAEALETMEKVNTLVVDKTGTLTEGKPRLMALEAVEDGETGRRGDGESENKLLQLAASLERASEHPLAAAIVAAAKERQLALVNVESFASHTGQGVVGQINGQRLALGNQRLLDSLGIAVEPALAARAEQLRGEGQTVMWLALDNTLAGLLAVADPIKASAREAVAALHAEGLRIVMLTGDNRVTAEAVARQLGLEEVIAEVMPEQKSAAIKRLQSESRIVAMAGDGINDAPALAAAQVGIAMGTGTDVAMESAGITLVKGDLRGLVRALRLSRATMRNIRQNLFFAFVYNVLGVPLAAGVLYPFFGVLLSPMIASAAMTFSSVSVITNALRLRRLNL; from the coding sequence ATGAACCTCCATATTGACCCAGTTTGCGGTATGACCGTTGATCCCGCGACGGCGGCGGGCCAGTTTGAACACGCGGGCAAAACGTATTACTTCTGCAATCCGCACTGCCAACATAAATTCAGCGCCGACCCGACGGCGTATCTCAACAAAGCGCCGCAACCAATGGTGCAACTCGGCGGCAAAGCCAAAAGCCTGCCAGTGATGACGGCCTTGCCGGTGCTGCAAACCGAACTGCACACCGATCCGGTTTGCGGCATGAAAGTGAATCCGGCGACGGCGGCGGGGAAACACGAACATCAGGGCCAGACGTATTACTTTTGCAATCCGCGCTGCCTGGACAAGTTTCGCGCGAATCCCGCAGCCATCCTGCATCCCCAACACGAACAGACAATGCCGCCCGCTGGCGCGGAGAACATCGAATACACCTGTCCGATGGATCCCGAAGTCGTGCAGCTTGGCCCCGGCACTTGTCCGAAATGCGGGATGGCGCTGGAACCGAAGACGTTCACGCTGGCGAACATTGATGCTGAGAATCCCGAATTGAAAGACATGAAGCGGCGCTTCCGGCTCAGCCTCGCGCTGACGCTGCCGGTCTTTTTGCTGGCGATGAGCGAGATGCTGCCGGGCCAGCCGGTGCAACACGCGCTGGGACACGGCGTCGTGACCCCGATAGTATGGTTGCAATTCGCGCTGGCGACGCCCGTCGTGCTGTGGTGCGGCTGGCCGTTCTTTCAACGTGGTTGGGCTTCGATCGTGAATCGCAGCCCGAATATGTTCACGCTGATCGCCATCGGCACGGGCGCGGCGTTTGGTTACAGCGTGCTGGCGACGCTCGCGCCGGGAATTTTTCCCGCCTCGTTTCGCGGGCACGGCGGCGTGGTGCCTGTTTATTTTGAAGCCGCCGCCGTCATCACGACGCTGGTGTTATTGGGCCAGGTCTTGGAACTGCGCGCGCGCAGCCAAACCAGCAGCGCCTTGAAATTGCTGCTCGGTCTCGCGCCCAACACCGCGCGCATTGTGCGCAGCAATGGCAACGAAGAAGACATCGCGCTCGACCGTGTGCAGCCTGGCGACAAATTGCGTGTGCGGCCCGGCGAAAAGGTTCCGGTGGACGGCGTCGTGATCGAAGGCCGCAGCGCGATTGATGAAGCAATGGTCACGGGCGAACCGCTGCCCGTCGAAAAGAACGTCAACGACCAAGTCACGGGCGGCACGGTCAACGGCACGGGCAGCTTCGTGATGCGTGCCGAGCGCGTGGGCAGCGACACCTTGCTGGCGCAGATTGTGCGCATGGTCGGCGAAGCGCAACGCAGCCGCGCGCCGATTCAACGTTTGGCCGATGCCGTCGCTGCTTGGTTCGTGCCGCTGGTCGTGTTGGTCGCCGTCATCACCTTTGTCGTGTGGGCGGCGGTTGGGCCGGAGCCGCGTTTTGTTTACGCCTTGGTCAATGCGGTGGCGGTGCTGATCATCGCCTGCCCCTGCGCGTTGGGCTTGGCGACGCCGATGTCGGTGATGGTCGGCACGGGACGCGGCGCGATGGCGGGCGTGCTGATCAAAAATGCTGAAGCGTTGGAGACAATGGAAAAGGTCAATACGTTGGTGGTTGATAAGACGGGCACGCTGACCGAAGGCAAGCCGCGCTTGATGGCGCTTGAAGCTGTTGAAGACGGGGAGACGGGGAGACGGGGAGACGGGGAGAGCGAAAACAAGCTGTTGCAATTGGCGGCGAGTTTGGAACGCGCGAGTGAGCATCCGTTGGCGGCGGCGATTGTCGCGGCAGCCAAAGAACGGCAGTTGGCATTGGTGAATGTGGAAAGCTTTGCATCGCATACAGGGCAGGGCGTTGTCGGGCAGATCAACGGCCAACGTTTGGCGCTCGGCAATCAACGGTTGCTGGATTCACTGGGCATTGCGGTTGAGCCGGCGTTGGCTGCGCGGGCCGAACAATTGCGCGGTGAAGGACAAACGGTGATGTGGCTCGCGCTCGACAATACGCTGGCGGGATTGCTGGCGGTCGCCGATCCGATCAAGGCGTCGGCGCGCGAGGCCGTCGCGGCTTTGCACGCTGAAGGCCTGCGCATCGTGATGCTGACCGGCGATAACCGCGTCACCGCCGAAGCCGTAGCGCGCCAACTCGGCCTCGAAGAAGTCATTGCCGAAGTCATGCCCGAACAGAAAAGCGCCGCCATCAAGCGGTTGCAAAGTGAAAGCCGCATCGTGGCGATGGCGGGTGACGGCATCAACGATGCGCCCGCGCTGGCCGCCGCGCAAGTCGGCATTGCGATGGGCACGGGCACCGATGTGGCGATGGAAAGCGCGGGCATCACGCTGGTCAAAGGCGACCTGCGCGGGCTGGTGCGGGCGCTGCGTTTGAGCCGCGCGACGATGCGCAACATCCGGCAGAATCTGTTTTTCGCGTTTGTGTATAACGTGCTGGGCGTGCCGCTGGCGGCGGGCGTGTTGTATCCGTTTTTCGGTGTGTTGCTCAGCCCGATGATTGCCAGCGCGGCGATGACGTTTAGTTCGGTGTCGGTGATTACGAATGCGCTGAGATTGCGCAGGTTGAATTTATAA